From the genome of Streptomyces sp. NBC_00659, one region includes:
- a CDS encoding MerR family transcriptional regulator, producing the protein MITIGQLATYVGVSVKTIRVYHDKGLLPEPDRDASGYRRYGANDAIDLIKIRTLAEAGVPLARIRDLRSVNDEEFQQALREIDDDLSDRIRGLRATQGRLRRLAAGRLAPLPTEVGAHLERLADWGFTPRWVDLQRDLWILVFATHPDRATTLFHDQAETLADPELRQLFLDYDHAHDLDADDPGIDDLARRIAEATRERYGPDEPPELDASEIPALIQAAVNASSPAWQRLDTLIRAQLHA; encoded by the coding sequence GTGATCACCATCGGGCAGCTGGCCACGTACGTCGGAGTGTCGGTCAAGACCATCCGCGTCTATCACGACAAGGGGCTGCTCCCCGAGCCCGACCGCGATGCGTCTGGCTACCGGCGGTACGGCGCGAACGACGCCATCGACCTGATCAAGATCCGGACGCTCGCCGAAGCCGGTGTCCCCCTGGCCCGTATCCGGGACCTGAGATCAGTGAACGACGAGGAGTTCCAGCAGGCGCTGCGCGAGATCGACGACGACCTCAGCGACCGCATCCGTGGCCTGCGGGCAACACAGGGGCGCCTGCGCCGGCTCGCCGCCGGGCGTCTGGCACCGCTGCCCACCGAGGTCGGTGCCCACCTGGAGCGCCTGGCCGACTGGGGATTCACCCCTCGCTGGGTGGACCTGCAACGGGACCTGTGGATTCTCGTGTTCGCCACCCACCCGGACCGTGCGACCACCCTGTTCCACGACCAAGCCGAGACCCTGGCCGACCCGGAGCTACGGCAGCTCTTCCTCGACTACGACCACGCACACGACCTCGACGCCGACGATCCCGGCATCGACGACCTCGCCCGACGGATCGCCGAGGCGACTCGGGAACGCTACGGACCCGACGAACCGCCCGAGCTGGACGCCTCCGAGATCCCCGCCCTCATCCAGGCCGCGGTCAACGCCTCGTCGCCGGCGTGGCAACGACTCGACACTCTCATCCGCGCACAACTGCACGCGTGA